The Candidatus Delongbacteria bacterium genome contains the following window.
TCGCCCAAGGCCACGGCGGCCAGTTTGCCCGCCAGGTCCCCGGGAGCCGGGCCGCTCAGATTGCCCAGCACGATCACGCTCAGCCGCTCGTCGGGATACCAAGCCAGGTGCGTGTTGAAGCCCTCGATGCCGCCGCCGTGCTCCACCACCCGGTGGCCGTTCACCACGTGCACCATGACGCCCAGGGCGTAGTCGTCCAGGTGCGGGGTGAGCAGGGCGGCCAGGGCGTCCGGCCCCAGCAGCCGCCCGTCGTACAGGGCCAATTGCCAACGCAGCAGGTCTTCCGTGGTGGAATAGAGCGCCCCGGCGGAGAAGGGCACGCTCATGTGGATGAAGTCCGTGTTGACGGGTTCCTGCGCGCCGCGCTCGTAGCCGGCCGCGCGCCGAGCCAGCACCCGCCGGTTGGAGTCCTGGCCCGTGTCCTGCAGACCCGCTGGGCGGAAGAGCCGCTCCTGCAGGAAATCGGCGTAGGACTGGCCGCTGACCCGCTCGATCAGATGGCCCAGCAGCACGTAGCCCGAGTTGCTGTAGTTGAACCGCTCGCCGGGTTGGAACTCCAGGGGCAGGTCGCGGAAGCGCGCCACCAGCTGTTCCGGCGTGCTCGCCGTCCCCTTGCTGGCCTGGTAGTCCGGCAGGTCCGTGAAACTGGGAATGCCCGAGCTGTGCGTGAGCAGGTGCCGCAGGGTGATCGCCTTCCAGGCCTTGGGCGACTCCGGCAGCCA
Protein-coding sequences here:
- a CDS encoding serine hydrolase, whose product is MSAPLRTLRASLRRRLLPAAAGLLLLLSGAAQARPDLARLDEIVRSYVDSGEFMGAVLVARGDSVWLSRGYGSANLEWGIPNAPDTRFRLGSITKQFTAVGVLALVEQGRLNLDDPIGTWLPESPKAWKAITLRHLLTHSSGIPSFTDLPDYQASKGTASTPEQLVARFRDLPLEFQPGERFNYSNSGYVLLGHLIERVSGQSYADFLQERLFRPAGLQDTGQDSNRRVLARRAAGYERGAQEPVNTDFIHMSVPFSAGALYSTTEDLLRWQLALYDGRLLGPDALAALLTPHLDDYALGVMVHVVNGHRVVEHGGGIEGFNTHLAWYPDERLSVIVLGNLSGPAPGDLAGKLAAVALGETVTLARERQEVELPTEVLQQVSGSYELRTDFLIDVFLRDGQLMTQATGQEAFPLFAESASLFFLKVVDAQLEFQRDAAGRVTGAVLHQGGQAIPLKRR